Proteins encoded within one genomic window of Akkermansiaceae bacterium:
- a CDS encoding nuclear transport factor 2 family protein — protein sequence MKFPLTSLVGVMLVSSSPSQANEQKSMEPEHFVISYEKALATQEWGKVAPLIHPDCTVTFSNGSCHKGKTEVQAAFQRNFDAIENEKYSITELHWVIRNKDFAVFTYSFAWSGVIAGEQASGAGRGTSTIVRGNTSWQLVSEHLGPQA from the coding sequence ATGAAATTCCCCCTGACATCATTGGTGGGCGTGATGCTCGTATCGTCCAGTCCATCCCAAGCAAATGAACAGAAGAGTATGGAACCTGAACATTTCGTCATCTCGTATGAAAAGGCGCTCGCAACCCAGGAGTGGGGCAAAGTCGCCCCCTTGATTCACCCGGACTGCACCGTCACCTTCTCCAATGGCAGTTGTCACAAAGGAAAAACGGAGGTCCAAGCGGCCTTCCAAAGGAATTTCGATGCAATCGAGAACGAAAAATATTCCATCACGGAGTTACACTGGGTGATCAGGAACAAGGATTTCGCGGTTTTCACCTATTCTTTCGCCTGGTCCGGGGTCATCGCAGGCGAGCAAGCATCAGGAGCAGGAAGAGGAACTTCGACGATTGTTCGTGGAAATACCTCTTGGCAGCTTGTTTCAGAACACTTGGGACCCCAAGCGTAA
- a CDS encoding GMC family oxidoreductase, producing the protein MAILTDRKTSRDYDVLIVGSGAGGGMMALQLALEGFKVLMLEAGRNYDPVTETPMFNTPEQAPLRGKGTPDRPFGHYDATVGGGWQVPGEPYSDKPGTEAEFWWWRPRMLGGRTNHWGRISLRFGPYDFKPKSRDGLGYDWPISYEDLAPYYDKTELIVGIYGTNTGMENIPDSPAGILQPPPKPRHGDLLAKKGGRKAGVPVVPIHRAVLSEALDGPARAKRMFPNNPLAQKIVGADMSMRAPCFWATPCVRGCSIRANFQSTTVLIPPALATGNLDIITDAMVREVLVDSSGKATGVHYIDKPTRKDAVAKAKVVIISASTCETARILLNSKSAMFPNGIANSSGQIGKNLTDTVGTNLGAQIPAMESIPPYSEDGAGGNHVYSPWWLYGEHEKLGFARGYHIEIGGGRGMPDMGSFGTLDAKAPGVYGKKLHDEARRYYGSNIGFAGRGEMIPNKDCYMELDPNRVDQWGIPIPRFHWKWSDHEINQATHMQNTFAEIIDAMGGKANPQPGKVALKKPGEIIHEAGTCMMGADAKSSVVNSFGQTWDVKNLFCMDGSILPSNPDKNLTLSVMALAWRSSEYLTQEMKRGNL; encoded by the coding sequence ATGGCTATCCTCACCGACCGAAAAACGTCCCGCGATTACGATGTCCTCATTGTCGGCTCCGGCGCGGGCGGTGGGATGATGGCCCTGCAACTGGCTCTGGAAGGCTTCAAGGTGCTGATGCTGGAAGCTGGCCGGAACTACGACCCGGTGACGGAAACGCCGATGTTCAATACGCCGGAACAGGCACCGCTGCGCGGAAAGGGAACGCCGGACCGGCCCTTCGGCCACTATGACGCGACGGTGGGCGGCGGCTGGCAGGTGCCGGGCGAACCCTACTCCGACAAGCCGGGCACGGAGGCGGAGTTCTGGTGGTGGCGCCCCCGCATGCTGGGCGGCCGGACGAACCACTGGGGCCGCATTTCCCTCCGCTTCGGACCCTACGATTTCAAGCCGAAGTCCCGCGACGGACTGGGCTACGACTGGCCGATCTCCTACGAGGATCTCGCGCCCTACTACGACAAGACGGAACTCATCGTCGGCATCTACGGCACCAACACGGGGATGGAAAACATCCCGGACTCCCCGGCGGGCATCCTCCAGCCCCCGCCGAAGCCCCGCCACGGCGACCTGCTGGCGAAAAAGGGCGGGCGCAAAGCGGGCGTGCCCGTGGTCCCCATCCACCGCGCCGTGCTGAGCGAGGCGCTCGACGGCCCGGCCCGTGCGAAGCGCATGTTCCCGAACAACCCGCTGGCACAGAAAATCGTCGGCGCGGACATGTCGATGCGCGCTCCGTGTTTCTGGGCGACGCCCTGCGTCCGCGGCTGCTCGATCCGCGCGAACTTCCAGAGCACCACGGTCCTCATCCCACCCGCCCTCGCCACGGGAAATCTGGACATCATCACCGACGCGATGGTCAGGGAGGTGCTGGTCGACTCCTCCGGCAAGGCGACCGGCGTCCACTACATCGACAAGCCGACGCGGAAGGACGCGGTGGCCAAGGCGAAGGTCGTCATCATTTCCGCCAGCACCTGCGAGACGGCGCGCATCCTCCTGAACTCGAAGTCGGCGATGTTCCCCAACGGCATCGCCAACTCCAGCGGCCAGATCGGAAAGAACCTCACGGACACCGTGGGCACCAACCTGGGTGCGCAGATCCCGGCGATGGAAAGCATCCCGCCCTACAGCGAGGACGGCGCGGGCGGAAACCACGTCTACAGCCCGTGGTGGCTCTACGGGGAGCATGAGAAGCTCGGCTTCGCACGCGGCTACCACATCGAGATCGGCGGCGGCCGGGGCATGCCGGACATGGGTTCCTTCGGCACGCTGGATGCGAAGGCGCCCGGCGTGTATGGCAAAAAGCTGCACGACGAGGCCCGCCGTTACTACGGCTCCAACATCGGCTTCGCAGGTCGCGGCGAGATGATCCCGAACAAGGATTGCTACATGGAACTGGACCCCAACCGCGTGGACCAGTGGGGCATCCCCATCCCGCGCTTCCACTGGAAATGGTCGGACCATGAGATCAACCAGGCAACGCACATGCAGAACACCTTCGCCGAAATCATCGACGCGATGGGCGGAAAGGCGAACCCGCAGCCGGGCAAGGTCGCCTTGAAAAAGCCGGGCGAGATCATCCATGAAGCGGGCACCTGCATGATGGGCGCGGATGCGAAAAGCTCCGTCGTGAACTCCTTCGGCCAGACCTGGGACGTGAAGAATCTCTTCTGCATGGATGGCTCCATCCTCCCGTCCAACCCGGACAAGAACCTCACCCTGTCCGTCATGGCGCTGGCGTGGAGATCCTCCGAATACCTCACCCAGGAAATGAAGCGCGGAAACCTCTGA
- a CDS encoding N-acetylmuramic acid 6-phosphate etherase yields MTAGHTYLGIETGATHTTVLVADGAGREVDRFELGPANVLLSTDGELERFFREIRSRVGEVSAIGAGMAGLRNEQDRRRVDAIARVVWPDTPFHATNDLETALAAAGEWPAGIDARVLLLSGTGSCAYGRDAAGKVVKFGGRGHILGDRGSACDIALGALRAVVYQFDVDGRFPALGNAVLAALQLNEPDDLIPWMQEAEKHEIAALAVTVFRKAEEGDALAKQVLHDAADKLADMAVHCAERLSRKGMPVQFVLAGSVLLKQPAFAAGVGRRLQEQWEGCQVVKLEGEGVWGALALARTLPPAEKKTAPLPARQSGPLIALSQMASAPTEWRNPRTMELDSMPLADAIHLLIEENAAAVDALKPHAADLEWMIVRTVEAFRNGRRLFYVGAGTSGRLGVLDASECPPTFRVPPDLVQGIMAGGRRALWSAVEGAEDKEAEGAEAVRFRGVGQGDVILGIAASGRTPYVWGALEEARRLGAVTALLAFHPGLEVPDAHRPDRLILINTGPEPLTGSTRMKAGTATKVFLNTLTTLAMVRTGKVRGNLMIDLNPSNTKLRDRAVRLVTELVSCDGETARRALEESGWVVRAAVERLTGERK; encoded by the coding sequence ATGACCGCGGGGCATACTTATCTGGGGATCGAGACCGGGGCCACCCACACCACCGTGCTGGTGGCGGATGGGGCCGGGCGGGAGGTGGATCGTTTCGAACTCGGGCCCGCCAACGTGCTGCTGTCCACGGACGGGGAACTGGAGCGTTTCTTCCGCGAGATCCGGTCGCGCGTGGGTGAGGTGTCCGCCATCGGTGCCGGCATGGCGGGCCTGCGGAACGAGCAGGACCGGCGGCGGGTGGACGCCATCGCGCGGGTGGTCTGGCCGGATACTCCTTTCCATGCGACGAATGATCTGGAAACCGCGCTCGCTGCTGCCGGGGAGTGGCCTGCGGGGATCGATGCCCGTGTCCTGCTGCTGAGCGGCACGGGATCCTGCGCGTATGGGCGTGACGCGGCGGGAAAGGTCGTGAAATTCGGCGGCAGGGGGCACATCCTCGGGGACCGCGGCAGTGCCTGTGACATCGCGTTGGGCGCGTTGCGCGCCGTCGTCTATCAGTTCGATGTGGATGGCCGGTTCCCGGCGCTGGGGAACGCGGTGCTGGCCGCCCTCCAGCTCAATGAGCCGGACGATCTCATCCCTTGGATGCAGGAGGCCGAGAAGCATGAGATCGCCGCGCTGGCGGTGACGGTTTTCCGAAAGGCGGAGGAAGGGGACGCGCTGGCAAAGCAGGTGCTGCACGATGCCGCGGACAAGCTGGCGGACATGGCCGTGCATTGCGCGGAGCGTCTGTCGCGGAAAGGAATGCCGGTGCAGTTCGTTCTGGCGGGCAGTGTTTTGCTGAAGCAGCCCGCCTTCGCCGCCGGGGTGGGCCGCCGTTTGCAGGAGCAGTGGGAGGGCTGCCAGGTGGTGAAACTGGAGGGTGAGGGTGTATGGGGCGCGCTGGCACTGGCGCGTACCCTGCCTCCTGCGGAAAAGAAAACGGCCCCGCTGCCTGCACGGCAATCCGGTCCGTTGATCGCCCTTTCACAGATGGCCTCCGCCCCGACGGAGTGGCGGAACCCGCGCACCATGGAACTGGACTCCATGCCGCTGGCGGATGCGATCCATCTTTTGATCGAGGAAAACGCGGCGGCGGTGGATGCGCTCAAGCCCCACGCCGCGGATCTGGAATGGATGATCGTGCGCACGGTCGAGGCGTTCCGGAACGGCCGGCGTCTGTTCTATGTCGGGGCCGGGACCAGCGGGCGGCTGGGCGTGCTGGATGCCAGCGAATGCCCGCCCACTTTCCGGGTGCCGCCGGATCTGGTGCAGGGCATTATGGCCGGGGGACGCCGTGCCTTGTGGAGCGCGGTGGAAGGAGCGGAGGACAAAGAAGCGGAAGGCGCGGAAGCCGTGAGGTTCCGCGGCGTGGGGCAGGGGGATGTCATCCTGGGCATCGCCGCGAGCGGACGGACGCCGTATGTATGGGGTGCACTGGAGGAGGCACGGCGTCTCGGTGCGGTGACCGCGCTGCTGGCATTCCATCCGGGTTTGGAAGTGCCGGACGCCCACCGGCCGGACCGCCTCATCCTCATCAACACCGGGCCGGAACCACTGACCGGCTCCACCCGCATGAAGGCGGGCACCGCCACGAAGGTCTTCCTCAATACCCTCACCACCCTGGCGATGGTCCGCACCGGCAAGGTCCGCGGCAACCTGATGATCGATCTCAACCCCAGCAACACGAAGCTCCGCGACCGGGCGGTGAGGCTGGTGACGGAACTCGTTTCCTGCGACGGGGAAACGGCGCGCAGGGCGTTGGAAGAAAGCGGCTGGGTCGTCAGGGCGGCGGTGGAGCGGTTGACCGGGGAAAGGAAGTGA
- a CDS encoding discoidin domain-containing protein encodes MNLPDYDAARLDRLIADLLDGTLPDAERVELGEILAASRQARDHYRSSMRIHAALIRHAPPLPVRESRRVSRPLWPVALAAAACVAIAGWIAFPRTGVPVAVLSGTNDAQWAGAEPAGELMGVPLELRRGFAEISFRSGVRVTVEGPCRFRVKDLSSLEFGHGRASVKAPDKKPAGFAFHLDTPGGRLTDLGTEFGVSVGTGSHGAVVMTEVFDGEIEVPSDNGARRRMLAGDAAAILKETDGTRLVTTVGDYPVDLGDVARRLPAPVVRRDFSGNLALGKPVTTPAYLSKAGGSVFPPDNLTDGRLNDTGSPGDWSFWLAPDGETGEATIDLLQPETIGRVVMQNTRNRRNGDRGMKEFVIRVSEDGQIFHEVHRGEMRRVEDEPSPGVDFPFETISFGPVRARYVMVQGISHYRSKDRQPSHRHYGFHSGGLNEIMIFAP; translated from the coding sequence ATGAACCTTCCGGATTATGATGCCGCACGGCTGGACCGGTTGATCGCGGATCTGCTGGACGGAACGTTGCCGGACGCGGAGCGGGTTGAGCTGGGGGAGATCCTCGCCGCATCGCGCCAGGCACGGGACCACTACCGCTCCAGCATGCGCATCCATGCCGCGCTCATCCGACACGCGCCGCCGCTTCCGGTCCGGGAAAGCAGGCGCGTGAGCCGTCCGCTGTGGCCCGTTGCCCTTGCCGCCGCGGCTTGCGTTGCCATCGCCGGATGGATTGCGTTTCCACGGACCGGGGTGCCGGTGGCCGTGTTGTCCGGGACGAACGACGCGCAGTGGGCCGGGGCGGAACCCGCGGGCGAACTGATGGGCGTGCCGTTGGAACTGCGGCGCGGGTTTGCGGAGATCTCCTTCCGCAGCGGTGTCCGTGTCACCGTGGAAGGCCCCTGCCGCTTCAGGGTGAAGGATCTTTCCTCGCTGGAGTTTGGCCATGGCCGCGCGTCGGTGAAGGCTCCGGACAAAAAGCCCGCCGGGTTCGCGTTCCATCTCGATACTCCCGGCGGCAGGCTGACGGATCTGGGGACGGAGTTCGGCGTTTCGGTCGGCACCGGTTCGCATGGTGCGGTGGTGATGACAGAAGTCTTCGACGGCGAGATCGAGGTGCCTTCGGACAATGGCGCGCGCCGCCGGATGCTGGCCGGGGATGCCGCCGCCATCCTGAAGGAAACCGACGGCACGCGACTGGTCACCACCGTCGGCGACTATCCGGTGGATCTGGGGGATGTCGCCCGCCGTCTGCCCGCACCGGTGGTCAGGAGGGATTTTTCCGGAAACCTCGCCCTCGGAAAGCCGGTCACCACGCCTGCTTATCTGTCGAAGGCCGGTGGCAGTGTCTTTCCTCCCGACAACCTCACCGATGGCCGCCTGAATGATACCGGCTCACCCGGCGACTGGTCGTTCTGGCTCGCGCCGGATGGCGAAACCGGGGAGGCCACCATCGACCTCCTTCAGCCGGAAACCATCGGCAGAGTGGTGATGCAGAACACGCGCAACCGCAGGAACGGGGACCGTGGTATGAAGGAGTTCGTCATCCGCGTGTCGGAGGACGGGCAGATTTTCCACGAAGTTCACCGGGGTGAGATGCGGCGCGTGGAGGATGAACCGTCACCTGGTGTGGACTTCCCGTTCGAGACCATTTCATTCGGGCCGGTGCGGGCGCGTTACGTCATGGTCCAGGGCATCAGCCACTATCGCAGCAAGGACCGCCAGCCATCCCACCGGCACTACGGCTTCCATAGTGGCGGGCTGAACGAAATCATGATTTTCGCCCCTTGA
- a CDS encoding gluconate 2-dehydrogenase subunit 3 family protein, with protein MSSQISRRDVFRLFAAATAAGAMMPKEAKAQAPQPLTRNVKDALTDPDYTQKVIPWEKPLTEAEVATLAILCDIILPGDGADLPMPSAIGVPDFLNEWVGAPYKDTLDDFENLRGGLAWMHSHSNALHGKRFDDLTEAQQTGILDTICDPAKAAPALAPGVRFFRRLRMLTLGGYYTHSSTWKSLGYVGNVPIAGPYPGVPDEVIKLLGLEDVTDGW; from the coding sequence ATGTCTTCCCAGATTTCCCGCCGCGATGTCTTCCGCCTCTTCGCCGCCGCCACCGCGGCCGGTGCGATGATGCCGAAGGAAGCGAAGGCCCAGGCCCCGCAGCCCCTCACCCGCAACGTGAAGGACGCCCTCACCGACCCGGACTACACCCAGAAGGTCATCCCCTGGGAGAAGCCGCTGACGGAGGCGGAGGTCGCCACCCTCGCCATCCTCTGCGACATCATCCTGCCCGGTGATGGAGCCGACCTGCCGATGCCATCCGCCATCGGCGTGCCGGACTTCCTCAACGAGTGGGTGGGTGCCCCCTACAAGGACACGCTCGATGACTTCGAGAACCTGCGCGGCGGCCTCGCCTGGATGCACAGCCACAGCAACGCGCTGCATGGAAAGAGGTTCGACGACCTGACGGAAGCCCAGCAGACCGGCATCCTCGACACCATCTGCGATCCCGCGAAAGCCGCGCCCGCACTGGCTCCCGGCGTGCGTTTCTTCCGGCGGCTGCGCATGCTCACCCTGGGCGGATACTACACACACAGTAGCACCTGGAAAAGCCTCGGCTACGTCGGCAATGTCCCCATCGCCGGACCCTACCCCGGCGTTCCGGACGAGGTGATCAAGCTGCTGGGGCTGGAGGATGTGACGGATGGGTGGTAG
- a CDS encoding MgtC/SapB family protein translates to MNWQLFLNDLNPEILLRLGLSLVAGFFIGMERESHGRAAGLRTTLLVCLSACAAMIVSDAFYQDSFDRRGAAGWHPDPARLAAGILAGMGFLGAGVIVHQRDHVVQGVTTAATLWFAAIIGLALGAGSLGVGLVSTVLALIILGLIPRFENRMENDWYSDLGISFHSTDSNVDEAIKVIESLHMKVKGVDWKENMGGNERVLLFHVKYKKGERLILPGKAITALRALPDVKTVHWHG, encoded by the coding sequence ATGAACTGGCAGCTTTTCCTCAATGATCTGAATCCGGAGATCCTCCTCCGGCTCGGGCTCTCTCTGGTTGCCGGATTTTTCATCGGGATGGAGCGGGAGTCGCACGGGAGGGCCGCGGGCCTGCGGACCACGCTGCTGGTGTGCCTCTCCGCCTGTGCGGCCATGATCGTTTCGGACGCGTTCTATCAGGACAGTTTCGACAGGCGGGGGGCGGCGGGCTGGCACCCGGATCCGGCGCGGCTGGCGGCGGGCATCCTGGCGGGCATGGGATTCCTCGGCGCGGGCGTCATCGTCCACCAGCGGGATCACGTCGTGCAGGGCGTGACCACGGCGGCGACGCTGTGGTTCGCAGCGATCATCGGCCTGGCTCTGGGCGCGGGGTCGCTGGGAGTAGGGCTGGTTTCCACCGTGCTCGCCCTGATCATCCTCGGCCTGATCCCCCGTTTCGAGAACCGGATGGAGAACGACTGGTACTCGGATCTCGGCATTTCGTTCCACTCCACGGACTCCAATGTGGATGAAGCCATCAAGGTCATCGAATCCCTGCACATGAAGGTCAAGGGAGTGGACTGGAAGGAGAACATGGGTGGAAACGAACGCGTCCTCCTCTTCCACGTGAAATACAAAAAAGGGGAACGGCTCATCCTGCCCGGAAAAGCGATCACCGCGCTGCGCGCCCTGCCGGATGTGAAGACGGTGCACTGGCACGGCTGA
- a CDS encoding FAD-dependent oxidoreductase has translation MKSIRHSLLLAVSLAGALHAQEAPKPSDLRYYYPPAKTDSKEVIEVDVCVYGGTSGGVTAAVQAARMGKKAVLVELGRHVGGMTAGGLSHTDGGHPSITGGLAGEFYKKMGKRRGFRPSEAENAYLAMLKEAGVKVLFEHPLKSAEKNGSRITEIVIENGTRIRAKQFIDATYEGDLMAAAGVSYTVGRESNSQYGETINGVIYGPKDNFDKPVDPYVKPGDPSSGLLPGITNGPPGKVGEGDKLMQAYNFRMWLEPAENAIPWPKPAGYDAGRYALLVRYIEAGCHHTRLHQGDNNNHHMFNGAYSTDNIGMNHRWPEAGHAEREKIFQDHVTYQQGLMYFLANDPQVPDAIREKVKAWGLPKDEFTGTGGWPHQLYVREARRMVSDYVMTQHHGRGEVVAEDSISIASYQMDSHNTARVVVDGKVQNEGQTYENVARPLPLSYRAITPKESECTNLSVIFCVSASHIGLSTLRMEPVLMITGQSAGTAAALAIDEGCSLQKLPYPKLRDRLLADGQILVPPPPKPKEEKKAK, from the coding sequence ATGAAATCCATCCGCCACTCCCTTCTGCTCGCCGTGTCACTGGCGGGCGCACTCCACGCCCAGGAGGCTCCGAAGCCCTCCGATCTCCGCTACTACTATCCACCCGCGAAGACGGATTCCAAGGAAGTCATCGAGGTGGATGTCTGCGTCTATGGCGGCACCTCCGGCGGGGTCACCGCGGCGGTGCAGGCGGCGCGCATGGGGAAGAAAGCCGTGCTTGTGGAGCTGGGCCGCCATGTGGGCGGCATGACGGCGGGTGGCCTGAGCCACACGGACGGCGGGCATCCTTCCATCACCGGTGGCCTTGCCGGTGAATTCTACAAGAAGATGGGCAAGCGGCGGGGCTTCCGTCCTTCCGAAGCGGAGAACGCCTATCTGGCCATGCTCAAGGAGGCGGGGGTGAAGGTGCTTTTCGAGCATCCGCTGAAGTCGGCGGAAAAGAACGGGAGCCGGATCACGGAGATCGTCATCGAGAACGGAACCCGCATCCGTGCGAAGCAGTTCATCGACGCGACGTATGAGGGCGACCTGATGGCGGCGGCGGGTGTTTCCTACACCGTCGGCCGCGAGAGCAACTCGCAGTATGGCGAAACCATCAACGGGGTGATCTACGGGCCGAAGGACAACTTCGACAAGCCGGTCGATCCCTACGTGAAACCCGGGGATCCTTCCAGCGGCCTGCTGCCGGGTATCACGAACGGGCCGCCCGGCAAGGTGGGGGAAGGGGACAAGCTCATGCAGGCCTACAATTTCCGCATGTGGCTGGAACCGGCGGAGAACGCCATCCCGTGGCCGAAGCCCGCGGGCTATGACGCGGGCCGCTACGCGCTGCTCGTCCGTTACATCGAGGCCGGTTGCCACCACACCCGCCTCCACCAGGGGGACAACAACAACCACCACATGTTCAACGGGGCCTACTCCACGGACAACATCGGCATGAACCACCGCTGGCCTGAGGCGGGCCACGCGGAGCGGGAGAAGATCTTCCAGGACCATGTGACCTACCAGCAGGGCCTGATGTATTTTCTGGCGAATGATCCGCAGGTGCCAGACGCCATCCGGGAGAAAGTGAAAGCGTGGGGGCTGCCGAAGGACGAGTTCACCGGCACCGGCGGCTGGCCGCACCAGTTGTACGTGAGGGAAGCCCGGCGGATGGTCTCCGACTATGTGATGACCCAGCACCACGGGCGCGGCGAGGTGGTCGCGGAGGACAGCATTTCCATCGCCTCCTACCAGATGGATTCCCATAACACCGCCCGCGTGGTGGTGGATGGCAAGGTGCAGAACGAGGGCCAGACCTACGAGAACGTCGCCCGTCCGCTGCCGCTTTCCTACAGGGCGATCACGCCGAAGGAGTCCGAGTGCACGAACCTGTCCGTCATCTTCTGTGTCTCCGCCTCCCACATCGGGCTGAGCACCCTGCGGATGGAGCCTGTGCTGATGATCACCGGCCAGTCCGCCGGAACCGCCGCCGCATTGGCCATCGACGAGGGATGCTCCCTCCAGAAGCTGCCCTATCCGAAGCTGCGCGACCGCCTGCTCGCTGACGGCCAGATCCTCGTCCCGCCGCCACCGAAGCCGAAGGAGGAGAAGAAGGCGAAATAA
- a CDS encoding type II secretion system F family protein, whose product MSSNPAQKHLLHLELAKLLEAGFGIRQAIATILRTKPPGDQAALLAGVDASIAAGKSISDAFSAGTGVTDLERSIIGAGERGGRMAQAFRHLADYYEMLARTRRQAARAMVQPLVLIHMGVFLAVVPFGLIAGKGWGEILLSGAVTLGLLYGGLIAVWVLVRMALAAAPGNAAVDSLINRIPTIGGARRAMAMARFTRVYHTGLLAGLSMSETVSISLDATQSGVLREAGRDLLITAETGGPLGPVFARNDAFPPAFARSYETAEEAGGLDHDLARWAKYYQEDAVQRVQVAAATIPKVIYALILIFVAWKIISFFLGYYSLLDHIEDYGSDPPEE is encoded by the coding sequence ATGAGCAGCAACCCCGCGCAGAAGCACCTCCTCCACCTCGAGCTGGCGAAGCTGCTGGAGGCCGGGTTCGGCATCCGCCAGGCCATCGCCACCATCCTCAGGACAAAGCCTCCGGGCGACCAAGCGGCGCTGCTGGCCGGGGTGGACGCCTCCATCGCGGCGGGGAAATCCATTTCGGACGCCTTTTCCGCCGGCACCGGGGTGACGGACCTGGAGCGCAGCATCATCGGTGCAGGGGAGCGTGGCGGGCGCATGGCCCAGGCGTTCCGCCATCTGGCGGACTACTATGAAATGCTGGCCCGCACGCGCAGGCAGGCTGCGCGGGCCATGGTCCAGCCGCTGGTGCTCATCCACATGGGCGTGTTCCTCGCGGTCGTTCCGTTCGGGCTGATCGCCGGGAAGGGCTGGGGGGAAATTCTGTTGTCCGGTGCGGTCACGCTGGGTCTGCTTTACGGCGGCCTGATCGCCGTGTGGGTGCTGGTGCGCATGGCGCTGGCGGCGGCTCCGGGGAATGCGGCGGTGGATTCCCTCATCAACCGCATCCCCACCATCGGCGGGGCACGGCGGGCGATGGCGATGGCGCGCTTCACCCGCGTCTATCACACCGGGCTGCTGGCCGGGCTTTCCATGAGCGAGACGGTTTCCATCTCACTGGATGCCACGCAGAGCGGCGTCCTGCGGGAGGCGGGCAGGGATCTCCTCATCACCGCGGAGACGGGAGGCCCCCTCGGTCCCGTGTTCGCAAGGAATGACGCGTTCCCACCCGCGTTCGCCCGTTCCTATGAGACGGCGGAGGAAGCCGGTGGGCTGGACCATGATCTCGCCCGCTGGGCGAAATATTATCAGGAAGATGCCGTCCAACGCGTGCAGGTGGCGGCCGCCACCATCCCGAAGGTGATCTACGCCCTCATCCTCATCTTCGTGGCGTGGAAGATCATCAGCTTCTTCCTCGGCTACTACAGCTTGCTCGACCACATCGAGGACTACGGATCGGACCCGCCGGAGGAGTGA
- a CDS encoding sigma-70 family RNA polymerase sigma factor — translation MAEIPQTPEESVVALITRHQLALYSYILSLLPDRSLADDVLQETNLVIWRRAAEYDVSRPFMAWACRIAHFQVLAARRDAARDRCVFHPDLVDLLATEDEPDLESTDAMNHALRDCLEELPEEKRELILNRYHSGSSVAGMAQEKNLTPGALSVQLHRIRQMLEGCVNGKLSRSTP, via the coding sequence ATGGCGGAAATCCCACAGACCCCGGAGGAAAGCGTCGTTGCGCTCATCACGCGGCACCAGCTCGCGCTGTACTCCTACATCCTGTCGCTGCTGCCGGACCGGTCGCTGGCGGATGATGTGCTCCAGGAAACGAACCTGGTCATCTGGCGGCGGGCCGCGGAATACGATGTCTCCAGGCCGTTCATGGCGTGGGCCTGCCGGATCGCCCATTTCCAGGTTCTCGCCGCGCGCCGGGATGCCGCGCGGGACCGCTGCGTCTTCCACCCGGATCTTGTCGATCTGCTCGCCACGGAAGATGAACCTGACCTGGAATCGACCGACGCCATGAACCACGCGCTGCGTGACTGTCTGGAGGAACTGCCGGAGGAAAAGCGCGAGCTGATCCTGAACCGCTACCACTCCGGAAGTTCCGTCGCCGGGATGGCGCAGGAGAAGAACCTCACTCCGGGAGCATTGTCCGTGCAACTCCACCGGATCCGCCAGATGCTGGAAGGTTGTGTGAACGGGAAACTCAGCCGCAGCACGCCATGA